CTGCCGGGCCTGCCCACGCGAGCGCCGGGCGGGGCGCATCCATGAGCCGCCCATGCAAAGGAGGCCGCAGTGCCCTCCAGCCACGGGCAGGTGGTGGTGTTCGCCGTGCTTGCAGCGGCCCTGGGGCTTTTCGCGTGGGGGCGCTGGCGGTACGACCTGGTGGCGCTGGGCGCGCTGATGGCGGTGACCCTGGCGGGCGTGGTGCCCGCGGCCGAGGCGTTCGCCGGCTTCGGCCACCCCGCCGTGATCACGGTGGCCGCCGTGCTGATCCTCAGCAAGGGCCTGCTCAACGCCGGGGTGGTGGAGGCCATCGCCCACGGCCTCTCACGCGTGGGGCGGCGGCCCACCACCCAGATGATCGTGCTCACCACGCTGGTGGCCCTGTTGTCGAGTTTCATGAACAACATCGGCGCGCTGGCGCTCGTGATGCCGGTGGCGGCCTGGATGGCCCGGCGCGACGGGTACTCCCCCTCGCTCGTGCTGATGCCGCTGGCGTTCGCCTCGTTGCTGGGCGGCATGATGACGCTGGTCGGCACGCCGCCCAACATCGTAATCGCGGCCTACCGCGCCGAGACGGGCGCCCCGCCGTTCGCCATGTTCGATTTCCTGCCGGTCGGCGCCGGCGTTACCCTGGCAGGTCTGGGCGTTCTCTGGGCGTGTGGCGCGCGCCTGGTCCCCGCGCGAAAAGGGCCGGCCGACGCGAGGGACCTGTTCGACATCGCCGACTACCTGGCCGAGGTGAGCGTGCCCGAAGGCTCGAAGGCCGTGGGCAGGACCCTGCATGCCGTGGTGGCTCGCGCGGGCGAGCGGCCCGCGGTCACCGTGGTGGCGCTGGTGCGCGACCGGCAGCGGCAACTGCTGGTGTCGCCCTTTCAGGTGTTGCAGGCGGGGGACATCCTGCTCGTCGAGGCCGCCCCGGAGGCGCTGAAGAGCTTCATCGACGCGTTCGGCCTGCGCCTGACCGAGAGCAAGGACCTGGGGCGCCAGGCGCTGGGGTCGAACGAGGTGGGCGTCGTCGAGGCCGTGGTGTCCTACGGCTCGCCGCTCGTGGGCGCCACCGCCGTGGAGCTG
Above is a window of Planctomycetota bacterium DNA encoding:
- a CDS encoding SLC13 family permease; the protein is MPSSHGQVVVFAVLAAALGLFAWGRWRYDLVALGALMAVTLAGVVPAAEAFAGFGHPAVITVAAVLILSKGLLNAGVVEAIAHGLSRVGRRPTTQMIVLTTLVALLSSFMNNIGALALVMPVAAWMARRDGYSPSLVLMPLAFASLLGGMMTLVGTPPNIVIAAYRAETGAPPFAMFDFLPVGAGVTLAGLGVLWACGARLVPARKGPADARDLFDIADYLAEVSVPEGSKAVGRTLHAVVARAGERPAVTVVALVRDRQRQLLVSPFQVLQAGDILLVEAAPEALKSFIDAFGLRLTESKDLGRQALGSNEVGVVEAVVSYGSPLVGATAVELDLRQRHAINVLAVARHGERLRQQLGSIRFATGDILLLQGRRDTLDKTLLALGCLPLAERGIQVGQQRRVLLGPAVFLAGLVAAAAGVVPVQIALVGAAMVMVLARVLSLREAYDSIDLPILVLIAAMMPVGHAFETTGAARVLGDHLAAVARWGGPTTALVALLAATMLLTNVINNVATAALMAPVALSIAEGLHVSPDPLLMAVAIGSSSAFLTPIGHQSNTLVLEPGGYRFGDYWRLGLPVSLAALAAGVPFILWRWPF